The genomic segment TAGTAGGCACCTATAAACAGTTTCCCTCGAGGCGCGCTTGACAATGTATTAGGTAGAAATCTTTTGAACCATTGTTTTTCTTAAAATCAAGAGTGAGGTGGCGGGCCCAGCTTGCTCGAAGCCTACCTATTCGAAATCACTCATCAAAGCCACTTTGTCAGAAGCACATTCACGAGGTACACAAAGCACGCAAAAACTACCATCTCATACACTGCCAACCGAAACGGAACACCGCGGCCTTTTGCTCCTTTTAAAAATCCGACACCTTGTCTTCCATTTAGATATTGAAAGCCTACAAAAAAATTAATGCCTGCAGTTCTGGCTGCGAGGCAACTCCAACGCCATATCACGCCCTGCCTTGCCATTTCCTTCCCTTTGCGGGACTTCTCGACTGAACGACGCTCCAACACTCCCAAAAGTTTTTTTCATTGCTGAACCTCCCTTCTTCTGCTCCCTCTCGCTCGGGAGTAGCAAAGCCACTGTGAACATGATTTCAGCTGTATGATTCGCATTCCATCCGTCAAAACCTCGTTGTGTCGCCTGTATCAAACGCCATCTCTCGTTTCCATCTCGAGcaagaaaaaagtaaagacAAAAGGGAAACATGTCAGGGTAGAGAAGGAAGGGGGAAGAGGTGTACAGGTCGAGGATCATATCCACCTTTGATCCCCCTATGAACAAATCCCTGACTTTACTCTCAAGTGGAATAAAAGTCATGGGACAAGCTTCTAACGTCCTTTCATGAGCAATAATACAAGCCACGGGGATGAGTCCATCCCGGCTCAATTGGTTTTTTGAGCGTTCAAGCCTTTGTCAACGCACACGTGCCTGACTGCACGCAGACATCAGCCTGGCCATGGGTGAAGAAAATCAATAGTCTTGGGTACTTTTGATAACGCCAGCTGTGCGTGTGCTGAGGCTCTATGAATCGGCCAGTTTCGCAAAGTGCTTGGACCAGATCCAACCGACTTGATCGTCAGGGTCATCTTGGTTTTTGGCAAGCCATAGCTCGCCCTTCTCAGCAATAACATCAAAGATCTATGAAAAAGGTCAGTCTGGCAGCTCTTACCACACGCGCACAATACTGGAAGTCATGTACTTACCTCACCGGCTTGGTACGTAAGATACGGGTAGCCAGCCTCGTGCTTTGTTGTTTCAATATTGAACTCGAATAACGATGCAGCCAGCCAAAGAATGTTATATCCATTCCCAGCTGGGGTGCGCTCACGTGACGATGCGCGTGAGGATCTTTGGCCTTCCTCGACTCCATCGGGCATTGGCAGTGCTGAATGGAACAGGCCAGAGAAGCGCCTGGATTCATTGCCCGCATGCTGGGACTGATGTGATGGATTGGAGTCTCTTCTGTTATTTGACGCCGACTCTGAGCTCTGTCTCGGGAGACCATTCGTTTCGTAGCTTCGACCAGTGCCAGGTCGAGTGCTGGGCGGTGGAGCAATTGCACGGGGCACAGGTGATTGGTCACCCGTAACTGGAGAGGCAGACACTGAAGGCCGCTGAGCAGTTGCACCGGCGTAGTAGTCTCGGTAGTGGAACTGATGGGGGCTAAGTGGTGTAGTGCTTGGCGACAGAGTGAACTGGCCGCTGTGGCGCTTGGCAAAGTCTGGTGTCGGCAACATCGGGGCATGGTCTCCGTTGACTGACAGGCCTCTGGCTCGCGGAGATTGTATCTCAGCTGGCCGGGGTCGGTGCTTGGTCGTGACATCGTCGGTGCTAGCTGTAGTAGACTGCGATGTCCTTCCTCTGTATGCAGGGTTCAGGATCCCGACATTGGCAAAGAGTTCCTGCGCGTACTTATAATCCCTTTGGAAGGCAGAGACAATGTCGGGAACCTCTGGTGGCGGCCCCGTCTCTCCGGTGACCTTCTTGACCTTTTCCACCCAGATGGAGTACCAGTTCGCCTGAATGTTGACGAAATTGCCCAGACAAATGTTTCCAATCCTCTCTGTTAAGGCAGACAACTGGGGTAGCTCCTTCTTAAGGGTCTCGTTGAGGGCGTCGTACTGTTCCACCAATTCCTTAAGTCTGGCGTCTACCGTCTTTCCACCTTTCTTGATTTGTTCTGCCCTCTCATAGTCAAGCCGTCTCTTCGCACGTTTCTTCATAGCCAACGAGGGGTTACCATATGCTTTGATCACATGCTCGAATGGCTCAATGACATGCTTGCGAACCTGCTGGAGCTGCTTGGGTGTTAGTGTTTGGAGCATAGCTTTTTGAACGGATTGCTCACATGATCTTCTAGGGCAATCTTCTCAATATCTCTCATCGAAACATTGAATTGCACCCATTTACTCTCCAGCTCCGGATAGCTACCAGGTTGGAGACGCATCACAAGCTCCATGGCGGACAGGTACTGCAAGAACTCATGCACGTAGGCGCTGACCTGTCGGGTGTAGAACTCCACATCTCTGAGAACAACTTGTAGCCGAAGGTAGTCGTCGCCAAATTTCTCATGGAGCTTGGCGTATACAGCATCTTCGGGAATCTTCGAGCTTGCAGCCTGAAGTTTATCGACACGTTTGCCAAAGGCTCGGGCAAATCCAGCCTTGACATCGGATTCCTTCCTCTTGCGGCCAACAATTTGCCCAACAAGCTCGAAATTCTTCTTCGTCTTGTTAATCTCGACAATTGCCAACTCCAGGGTTTCCTTGGCTGACAACAGCTCGGCTCGATCCGGATGATCCTCGGGCGTGTGTCGCAGAAGCTCTTGGATGAGATTAGGATACTTGGTGATTCGCTGCATGGGCTTGATGAGAAGAGAGTCCAGGTCCCAGGCTGCAGTCAGGTCCTTGGCCACTTCATTACACTCATTGAGCCAGACCTTTACAGTGGGATCTTGCTGGATTTGGATCAAGCGTTTGGCCGCATGGTCGCTGTTTCTGAGGAAGCCCTCATGCGCCAGCCTCATCTGTTCAATATGCTTCTTGAAGAGAGGACCCAGCGACGTGGCTCTATCGTTGTCGTCACCGAGTTCTGGCGCCACTTGATTCGTGGACGAGTTCCCAGTCTGTTCCGAAGCAACCGAGTCCTCCTTCGGCAAAGGGGAACGCCTACCGTGGGGTACGTAGACAGTGCAGACAGCTTCCTTAAGCTGAGCACAGAACATGGTGTGGAAGGTGATAATCTCGTCTGTGTTTCTGAAAATGAGCTTGATGGTTTTGTCATCCAGTCGTGGACAAGCTTCAGCGGTGCCCTTGTAGATCTCTTCCACAATATTCATGTCTCTTACGAAGACCATCTCGGTGTCGACGAGTTCTCTGATCACATTGCGTCGTTGCACTAGGCGGTGCTTCTCTTTTCCGATCGGTCCGTCTTTCTGACTGGGTGTTGCTATCGACTCGACAGGAGTCTGGCCGCCAAGAGAATACTCCCTGGTTTCAATCGACATGTGGTCGATGGATTGGGTGGTTGAGACGGGGCGCGATGCATCTTCGCTCTGACGCCGAGAAGAGCCCGCAAGGGTGCTTCCAGGAAGTGTGTCTGCGTAGATGCTGCTAGCTGCTGTTCGCCTGTCGCGGACTCGTGTAGACGCAGGGACTGGTGGGGGCTCATGTTCTGGCCGCGGCAAGGTAGGATCTACCTTGCGGGCTGGGAAGTGACTCTCATCAATGTAAGGAACCGAGAAACCATCTCCAGTATCCAACTCCGGCAGCTGATGAATGGTCGCACGTTGGGACGGCTGAACGGCTGCTGTATCCGATGGCGCAAAGTCAGGGCTGTAAAGTTCACTCTGTCGGGCGGACGAGTCTCTGCTAGAGCCCGACCCAAAAGCCGACTCGGATGCATAGGGCGGCTTGGGGATTGGGAGGACATCGTCAAAGGCCGAGATCCTGTGATGGATGGGTTCGTCACTGTCGACCGAGAAATCAGTCCATGCGGATTGCTGGCTGGTCCGGTTCACAGTCGCATGCATGGAGGGAACCGTTAGGCTGCGGGACGTATCGGGAGTTTGCTGGCTTTCGAGGCTCGTTTTATGAGGATCATCTTGCGGATCAGAGGACTCGCAAGTAGATGCTCGTTGAGACGAATCGTTATCCTTGTGGTGCTCATGGTAGAAGTCTTCAGGCTTCTCGAGGGTGTCGCTTGCTGATCCCAAATCCTTCTCCGTATTGTGGTGGAAGTAAGACACATCACACACGGACCCATCCATATCCCCCATTTGACTCTGATCGTCAAAGTCATCATACGACTCCATTCTTGGGAAAGGAATTGTTTCCTGTCTAGGAGAGTCATATTCAGATTCCCGCCTGAGGATTTTGACTGTTGTTTCGTATGGCGGGCTCGAGAAAGGAATCGGCTCGTATTCAGACATCGGCCGCGAGCTGGCAAATGCACCAGGAACCACCGGTTCATCGAACTCGCTTCTCGTCGGGGTCGGTTCAGGCGATTGATGGGAAGATGTTGGTTCCAACGAGATCTTGATCGAAACCGCGTCGTCCCCTGCGGACTCATCCTCGAATGGGTACTGGTATTCCGCTTTTTCTGGCGTAGGCGGTCGAGGCTCTTCCTCGGCTTCAGCCTTCTCTGGCGCTGACGGCGGGGGCTGCTCTTCGACTTCGGTAGTCTCGGCCAACAATTGTAGCTGAATTTCCTCAGCCTCGTTCTTCTCAAAGGTTGGCGCACGTCGCACTTCTTCCAATTCAGCCTGCTCGTGGTTGCCGTCGGCTTGAACGATCGTCAATCCGAGCCCAGTAGGAGGTTGCGCGGGCTCTAGCTGCACAGGTGGAAGTTCCTGTGGCTCATTATCGAACTCGGTAGTCTCCGAAGTGGCCGAGATTGCGGATTGCGGAATTCCTTCCTCTCTCTCAAAAGGAGGGCTCAAGGCCGGGAAACTGCCCGGGATGCCGAGCGTAGGGGAGTCTGCAGCTTGAGGCTGAGGCGGAGAGAGGGAAACGATGGGTGGCAATATCGTCGAAATGGTTAGTGGCTGAGGCGACTGCGCAGGCGATGGAGGCTGCACCGACGGTTCCGGTGCTGCAGAGAGTTCCTCCAACGGCTTCTCGAAGGTTTCGCTATGATCCACTGGAGGCGATTCGGCTTCGATCGGCGGGACCGGCGGAATCTCTTCCtcctcagcagcagcagattCTTCGTCCTTCTTGCGTTGCGCCGCTGCCTGTTTTGCATCCCGCACCTGACTATCGCGGATAGACTTAGTATACGCTAGTCTGATGTGTTCGCGCCGTTGCTCAAAGTCGATAGGGCCCACAGAGATCTTTCGTCTTCTCGTCGTTGATCCATCAGGCTTCAGGGACTGCTTTGGTGCAGGCTTGTGCGGCGACTTGGACCTGTCAACGGCTTTCAAGCGCGAACTTGCCGTGGTGGCTGTCGATACAGATTGCCGAGGTCGAGAACTGCGCAGTGGAGGAGATAGCTTCGGAGGTGGTGCTGCCACATGTGCAGTGAGACGGGTGTTGTTATTCGGGGTCACAAGACCTCGAGGCGCAGGTTTCCGTCCTGGCGTCGCTTGCGTAGGTGTTTTCGCTCGAGTAGGTGTCTTGGCACGATTAACAGGTGTAGTTGTCCGACTTGTCTTACTTGCGGGCGGCGGGCGCTTGAAAGTCGACGGAGAGTTAGCTCTAGAGCTTTCCCGTGTTGACGGCGGACTGTTCGAGTCGCTTGAGTTGGCCAACTTGCGTACAGAAACGGGCAGGCGCGATGTAGGTGATGCTGCTCGGTCAAACTGCTCGACCTCTGCCATCGGTCGTGATGCAAGAGCCTTTCTCACCAAAGGCGCTCCAGCCTTTGACGCGGCCACATCACTATGTGCCCGAACATGACCTCTAGCATTGGGGGCCGAACGTCCTGTTGAACTATTCGACTGTGTTGTTACGGATCGGTACCAATCGGTTGGGGAAGCCGGCTCGACGAGGTCAGGATCGGATTTCGTCCTTTGGTGGAGCTTAGCCACATGTATACTGGACTCTGAAGTCCGCCGCGGCCGTGAGCCCGAACCCTCGATTCCAAATCCTACGGCCGAGGTATCACGCTGTTCTGGAAGAATTTCGCCGAAAAGCAGACCGGGCGCTCTCGGAGATGAGGGTGGTAAAGAAGGTGACTTGTGCTGCAGGTTTGTCATAGATTTGGATGCGTGTGCAATGCCCGTAGCTGAAGTCGTATTCCGCGGCTTGGCGATTCGACTGGCGAAAGATTGCGAATTGTTTGACAACTGATCCTCGGCGACATATCTCGTTCGTTGTGTTCGAGTGGCCGTTCCTCTGCTAGTATCAGGTGTCAGTTCACGGTTCGTCGAGGCCCTCAGTGTAGAGTACGATGTTGACCCGCTTCCACTAGGTGTAGTTTTGTCGATATTTGTCGCGGCTCTGGTCGGTCGAATAGGGACGCCTCGCACAGGGATTCTGGGCATCGAAGGAGCCGGGGACGAGGTCTGCTGATCAAATCTCTTGGTTAAGTCCTTGACGCTCGGCTTGCGATTTGTGTTTGTTCTAGGGGCGCCAATTGGGGGTTCGACAGGAGCAGAAGCAGATCGTTGCGAAGGGCGCAAGGGCGTGCGGCCTGCGGGAGCCGGCGGGTGCTTTGGATCTTTGCCATTGCCGTTTGGCCGCATGGCCGGGTTCTCGCGAGCTCGAGATACTGAGGTCGCCATGTAGTCGTAATCTGAAGAAGGGGTTCGTCGATGATGATCTGACGACTGTACGCCTCGATAGCTTCGGTAGAATTCATCCGGGTTTACTGAATCGTGATCATGACCAGCGGCGGCGAAAGCCCCAGCCGTGTGTGCGGCAGAGGCATCCAAGTTCTCGAGAGCGAAGGCGTTGGCAGTGGGGCTGCTAGGGATGTAATGGCGATGAGATTGCTGAGAGGGGGTCTGGGATGAACGATGGTAACGATCGGAATCGGAATCGAGGTCGAAGTCGGAGTCGTGATGGTCGTAGTGGGAGTCAAAGTTGGGTTGACGATGAAGCTGGTGAGGGTACTGAGGAGGAGAAGCTAGAGGTTGCGGTTGGTGGTGCTGGAGATGGACCTGGCGTTGCACATTGAGCGCAGGTGCCAGGCGGTCCTCGTCTTCTGGACTGCCAGCTTCCATTGTGGCCTGAACATCAGTCAGGCGTGTCGGGTGGACTGGGTCGTCAAGAATTCCATAGACCCATGCAGGCTGTGTGGGATGTTTGGGTTGGGAAGCATTGATGTGTTGGCCTGCAAGCTGAGTGGGCAGCGACAGTTTGGAGAGGCGACGGGCAGTCCCTGGTTGGAGAGCGTTGGCAGTGTCTGGGGCCTATCGACAGCAAATCTTAATGCATGGATGGGTGGCCGCCGCAGGAGCAGGCCGTGAGTGTAGTGCGACTTTTTGCTCTGTGGGGGTTTTATGGAGATTGGATACTTTTGCTGGAGTCGAGACGAAGAGAGATCTGCAGGTGCCTTTTCCGCGGTTGTGTTAATTTTGTCCCTTTTCCCGGGGGGGTCTTGTGGTGAGGTGATGAATCGGACGCAACGAGATGGGATGGCAAGAGCGAGGTTGGAATGGTGGGAAGGTGAAAGGCAAGGGCAACCAACGGGAAAGGTCAAGATAGTAGGTTGGTTGGTAGGTAATTAGGCAGGTAGGGAGAGGCAGACAGAGACGTAGGCACACGCGTGCACGCACACTCACACTTGCACACACCATACAGATTGCCTTTTTAGCGCACTGAGTAAGTGTGAAGCGGGAAGGCACGAGGAGGATACCGGTACCTTCTCCCTCCGCGCTAATATGTGTGAGTGAGGAGGCAGATGGGGGGAAGAGAGGAGAGGGGCCGGAGAGGTGTGTACACTCCGCATGTGTGTGTcgcctaccttacctcgaGGTACCTAGTGGCGTGGTGTATGTGTAGTGGGAAAGTGAGAAGGAGCCATCGTCTTCATTGGTAAGGTGGTTGTTAGCTTCTATCTACCTCAAAAAAAGACACTCGTTGACGATGGCAAAAACCTGGGAGGATATGAAATGGTACGGGGAAGGAACGAGGAGCAGAATTAGCGCAGTGCCTTTCATTCTTGCGACTACACCAAAATCGCAAAATTACAATGCAGGTGCAAGTCTGGGTCGGCACGGCACGTAATCATCCCGTCTACGCCTACTTCTTTTGCAACAAGCGAGGCAGAGAAGTCTCTGCTAATTGCAAATTTATTAGCGACCTGTGGGAAGCAGCGGACGAGCATCCGTAGACTGTAGTGTACAGAGTATGCGCAGTATCATGCAGTCAGGTCGTGGTCGACTGGATGAGCTGAGACGGCAAGTGGGGACCGTAGATGCGAAAGGTGAGGGTATCGTCCAATCGGTCAAGATGAATGCGCTTCGGTCAGAGACTCAGAGTGGCAGCCGGGACATGATGGAAAGCAAACAGGATTGTATCATTGGACGTCGCGTGCAAGGTACGGAGCACGAACTGGTCGGGCAGCTTGGCAGTAATTCGCATGTCAGGGAGGGGGAACTGCCCAGGTATTCCTCTTAGAGAGGGAGACGCGAAAGAAAGGGAGGGGATGACGGCAGGTGCTAGATTCAGTTCGGTAGGTCTGCCCGGACACTCGGGAAAGAGGGAGCGAGACCCGGGCCAGGGTCCGGGAAGGCGCAAGGGGGTCGCCTCTGCACACAATTTGGAACTAtcatataatacctaatcaAGTGTATGTCTGCCTCATGAATAGAAAGCAATTATCACCAAAGCCCAACGAGATGAACAGCGTTTCTGGCATCGATAGAGACAAAGTAAGTTCATGTGGTGGAGAGTAGAAGAGAGGAACAGAAAGACAAAATTGACTGCAACTTCCAGTGTCGCATCCAGGTTCACATTCAGGTACGGACACAAAGTACGTACTTCTTGACGAAATCGCATCAGAACCACGGAGCAAAAAAAGACAAAAAGCACAAGGTATTACGGACACCAGGTGTCGTCTACTTCATAGGTACATCGTACTACGAGTACCATGTGAGGTACGAAGTATTGCGTACAGAAAATAAGACGTCAATTTGCAAAATGTCCGTCTTTCCCTGTCAGCCTCCACTCGACTGTTTGGACCTTGGAAAACATGGCATGGGCATGGTTGTGTCTCCAGAGAGACCCAGAGCAACAAACACTAAACTCCACTACAAGATTGATGAAGTTTGTATTTTGTCCAGAGTATCCGTCTCTTGCTCCTGTGCTTCTCCATCTCGAATCGCTCGCTTTGGCCAGTAGGCAACAAAAACAAAAGGCAATCTCGATTCGAACGATTCAGGATCTATCGTCTTGCGGGGTAAAATTCCTCTGCGATACGGCCCCTTTCCCTTCCAAAGAGGCAACGTTTTGTTCGTTCGCAGCACAAAGTCAAACCCCGGTGCGTCCCTTGGCCCTCGCTTCGTCCCGTCTTAGAATGGTCTTGCGGCGTCTGAGTAAGAACGCGAGACATTGGAGAAAGGGGAATGCACCTGGAGTGCATTGACGGTCCCCGTATCTAAGCCTTTCCACCCGCGAGGTACAAGAAGTGAGGGGAATCACAGAAACATCCAAAAGACGATTTAGAGACAAGAAGCTTGGATTCAAATGCCAAGATCGTATGGCCACAACCAACATCAGACGTCACTACCAATCGGTCAATATTTTGGGCGGTAACCGAAGCCAGAGAACGGCGGGGCCCGGCTCTTGCAGTTCATGGATGATTGGCTGCGGATGTTCGAATTGACGGCAAACTGGCAAGCATTCCACGAGGTCAGAGGAGTCAATCTCCATGCTGGGAACCCTCGTCGATGGTACGATGCTGTACCGCAAGGCTTAGATCAAAGCCACGGACAAGCAAATGTCAAATATATTGACAAATACGTACTCCATACTCCGCAAGGTACAGGAAGACACCGCTCTATCAAAGTTTCCTTCCTCCATGATCCATCCGTTCGGCACCGACAACGGAGGTGGAGGTGGGCGGGAAATAACATAACAACGCAACTCGTCCCGAAACGGTCAAAGTCGGGTCGAGACCGAGATTGTGGTGGTTGTGGTTGCCGGTTGGGGTTGCAATCAAGCCAAGTCCTTCCAGGTCCCGGGTTGGAACATCCGAGAGAGTTAAGTTGCTTTCTTACGACAGGATGACTTCAAGGTTCCTATGCAGATGGCTCAACGCTCAACAGCCCAATGCGGCTGAACATTGATTCTGTGGCCGATAGCCAAACGCCAACCGATCTGCTTTGGGATCAATACGCGCAGGCCGCAGGGCACTGGGGGGATTCGTTTCGATGAGGGGAGCGAGGGAACTGTGTTGGGATTCGAAGCCCGGGCACCTATATCAGTGCTACTATCGACTTACGTACATACGAATGCTCCGTGATCACCATGTCGCCGTATTAGAGTCATTCGAGGCTGGCAGACAGCCTACCACCTGTACGCGGTCATGACCCGGGGTGCGGCGGTCGTTGAGACAAGAAATCCTACTTGCCGCTGCATTGCATCCTGCGGGCTTACGCAGGCAGACAGGACAAGTTGGGGAACAGGCGCAGCTCGTATTCTGGCAGAAGACGCAGAGAAGTCATCCAACGCTCTCGGTCTTGAGGCAGGGAAGTCCCGCCAATGGTCCAATGCAACTCCGAAGTCTGTGCTTGGCTTAAGACATGCTACTATGATTTGAGGGCTCAGGGCTTTCAATGGATGGATGGCCGACCCAGCTCGACCTTCCATGATGTAGCTCCCCCGCCTCTCCCATCCAAGACGTGAGTTCAAGGAATGGCTTAGTCAGCTCTACAGGCTTGACTATCTGCTTGTTGACGTTGTCAAATACCGTACTCTCTCCAGCTGCTTATTGTCATTAATGTATCAAGGTTGGTATAGTATGGAACATTAACAACAACAATCAGAAAGGAAGACCCATACAAGGCACAACCTGGGACTTCACAAGGACGCTAATACACTGATTGCAGAAATTGTTTTGGCTATTATGAAACGCGATCCACGTCGGCCCAGCTAAGTGGCTCGTTCCTGTGAACAATACCGAACCGTCTCTTCCACAGACAAGGAACCCTTTCCCCCAGGCGTTCACTCCAATTTTGAGCCGGGCTACGGGAtattgggggggggggagtcGGTTCAACGTAGCACCGCAGGACAACTCTCCTAACCGCGCGCCGCCGCCCGCTTTCCGCCGCCCTTGCATGCACAGTAAAGCTCAGCCGGGCTCTAGTTTTCAGGCACTGCCAGGCTAACAGGTGACGATGCACATTATGGTTAGACGGAGGTAGTGTAAGCCCTGCAAGTGTGCAGATGCATCTTGGTACAGCGTACATACTTGGCATAACGCCTTGGAGATATCTGAGCTAAGCTGAATGCCGGCGGTGGCTACTCCATAGTCTGGACTGAAATACGTAAGGTAATCCACAAGCAACCAATGTCCACTTGCAGGGCTTGATTCATTCAGACTATCCGAACGCATACATAGTAAACCTCGTGACCTTA from the Colletotrichum lupini chromosome 3, complete sequence genome contains:
- a CDS encoding RhoGEF domain-containing protein, with translation MEAGSPEDEDRLAPALNVQRQVHLQHHQPQPLASPPQYPHQLHRQPNFDSHYDHHDSDFDLDSDSDRYHRSSQTPSQQSHRHYIPSSPTANAFALENLDASAAHTAGAFAAAGHDHDSVNPDEFYRSYRGVQSSDHHRRTPSSDYDYMATSVSRARENPAMRPNGNGKDPKHPPAPAGRTPLRPSQRSASAPVEPPIGAPRTNTNRKPSVKDLTKRFDQQTSSPAPSMPRIPVRGVPIRPTRAATNIDKTTPSGSGSTSYSTLRASTNRELTPDTSRGTATRTQRTRYVAEDQLSNNSQSFASRIAKPRNTTSATGIAHASKSMTNLQHKSPSLPPSSPRAPGLLFGEILPEQRDTSAVGFGIEGSGSRPRRTSESSIHVAKLHQRTKSDPDLVEPASPTDWYRSVTTQSNSSTGRSAPNARGHVRAHSDVAASKAGAPLVRKALASRPMAEVEQFDRAASPTSRLPVSVRKLANSSDSNSPPSTRESSRANSPSTFKRPPPASKTSRTTTPVNRAKTPTRAKTPTQATPGRKPAPRGLVTPNNNTRLTAHVAAPPPKLSPPLRSSRPRQSVSTATTASSRLKAVDRSKSPHKPAPKQSLKPDGSTTRRRKISVGPIDFEQRREHIRLAYTKSIRDSQVRDAKQAAAQRKKDEESAAAEEEEIPPVPPIEAESPPVDHSETFEKPLEELSAAPEPSVQPPSPAQSPQPLTISTILPPIVSLSPPQPQAADSPTLGIPGSFPALSPPFEREEGIPQSAISATSETTEFDNEPQELPPVQLEPAQPPTGLGLTIVQADGNHEQAELEEVRRAPTFEKNEAEEIQLQLLAETTEVEEQPPPSAPEKAEAEEEPRPPTPEKAEYQYPFEDESAGDDAVSIKISLEPTSSHQSPEPTPTRSEFDEPVVPGAFASSRPMSEYEPIPFSSPPYETTVKILRRESEYDSPRQETIPFPRMESYDDFDDQSQMGDMDGSVCDVSYFHHNTEKDLGSASDTLEKPEDFYHEHHKDNDSSQRASTCESSDPQDDPHKTSLESQQTPDTSRSLTVPSMHATVNRTSQQSAWTDFSVDSDEPIHHRISAFDDVLPIPKPPYASESAFGSGSSRDSSARQSELYSPDFAPSDTAAVQPSQRATIHQLPELDTGDGFSVPYIDESHFPARKVDPTLPRPEHEPPPVPASTRVRDRRTAASSIYADTLPGSTLAGSSRRQSEDASRPVSTTQSIDHMSIETREYSLGGQTPVESIATPSQKDGPIGKEKHRLVQRRNVIRELVDTEMVFVRDMNIVEEIYKGTAEACPRLDDKTIKLIFRNTDEIITFHTMFCAQLKEAVCTVYVPHGRRSPLPKEDSVASEQTGNSSTNQVAPELGDDNDRATSLGPLFKKHIEQMRLAHEGFLRNSDHAAKRLIQIQQDPTVKVWLNECNEVAKDLTAAWDLDSLLIKPMQRITKYPNLIQELLRHTPEDHPDRAELLSAKETLELAIVEINKTKKNFELVGQIVGRKRKESDVKAGFARAFGKRVDKLQAASSKIPEDAVYAKLHEKFGDDYLRLQVVLRDVEFYTRQVSAYVHEFLQYLSAMELVMRLQPGSYPELESKWVQFNVSMRDIEKIALEDHLQQVRKHVIEPFEHVIKAYGNPSLAMKKRAKRRLDYERAEQIKKGGKTVDARLKELVEQYDALNETLKKELPQLSALTERIGNICLGNFVNIQANWYSIWVEKVKKVTGETGPPPEVPDIVSAFQRDYKYAQELFANVGILNPAYRGRTSQSTTASTDDVTTKHRPRPAEIQSPRARGLSVNGDHAPMLPTPDFAKRHSGQFTLSPSTTPLSPHQFHYRDYYAGATAQRPSVSASPVTGDQSPVPRAIAPPPSTRPGTGRSYETNGLPRQSSESASNNRRDSNPSHQSQHAGNESRRFSGLFHSALPMPDGVEEGQRSSRASSRERTPAGNGYNILWLAASLFEFNIETTKHEAGYPYLTYQAGEIFDVIAEKGELWLAKNQDDPDDQVGWIWSKHFAKLADS